In a genomic window of Molothrus ater isolate BHLD 08-10-18 breed brown headed cowbird chromosome 17, BPBGC_Mater_1.1, whole genome shotgun sequence:
- the OSBPL2 gene encoding oxysterol-binding protein-related protein 2: protein MNSEEEFYDAVTGFDSDNSSGDFSEANHKGPEMLDLEPHQSNKTEKHNGETEIQENGIKRHRTSLPAPMFSRSDFSVWSILKKCIGLELSKITMPIVFNEPLSFLQRITEYMEHIYLINKACSHTDPLERMQAVAAFAVSAVASQWERTGKPFNPLLGETYELTREDLGFRFISEQVSHHPPISAFYSEGLNKDFIFHGSIYPKLKFWGKSIEAEPRGTITLELLKHNEAYTWTNPTCCVHNVIIGKLWLEQYGVVEIINHSTGDKCVLNFKPCGLFGKELHRVEGYIQDKHRKKLCVIYGKWTECLWCTDPTTYETYKKNEKRGSEPKKKSNEEDIKSENDEADDMPEVQDTVQFIPGSKLLWRINCRPPNSSQMYNFTSFAVSLNELEKGMEAILAPTDCRLRPDIRNMENGNMDVASREKERLEEKQRAARKERAKDEVEWHTRWFHQGTNPYTGTPDWLYSGGYFDRNFSDCPDIY from the exons GCTTTGATTCTGACAATTCTTCAGGAGACTTTTCAGAAGCAAATCATAAAGGTCCAGAAATGCTTGATCTAGAGCCACACCAAAGCAATAAGACTGAAAAGCATAatggagaaacagaaatacaagaaaatggGATTAAGAGACACAG AACATCATTACCTGCCCCAATGTTTTCTAGAAGTGATTTTAGTGTCTGgagcatattaaaaaaatgcattggaCTG GAGCTGTCCAAGATTACAATGCCCATTGTCTTCAACGAGCCCTTGAGTTTCCTTCAAAGGATAACAGAATACATGGAGCATATATACCTCATCAATAAGGCTTGTAGTCACACAGATCCCCTGGAAAGAATGCAG GCTGTAGCTGCTTTTGCAGTTTCTGCTGTAGCTTCTCAGTGGGAGAGAACTGGCAAACCATTTAACCCACTGTTAGGAGAAACCTATGAATTAACCAG GGAGGACTTAGGATTTAGGTTTATATCTGAACAAGTCAGCCACCACCCACCTATTAGTGCATTTTATTCTGAAGGCCTCAATAAGGACTTCATATTTCATGGATCAATCTATCCCAAACTAAAATTCTGGGGAAAGAGTATAGAAGCAGAACCTCGGGGAACAATTACTCTGGAGCTTCTGAA GCACAATGAAGCTTACACATGGACAAATCCAACCTGTTGTGTACATAATGTAATTATTGGTAAACTGTGGTTAGAACAGTATGGAGTGGTAGAAATTATAAATCACAG TACTGGAGATAAATGTGTCCTTAATTTTAAACCGTGTGGACTGTTTGGGAAGGAGCTTCACAGAGTAGAAGGATACATCCAGGACAAGCA CAGGAAGAAGCTGTGTGTGATCTATGGCAAGTGGACAGAATGTTTGTGGTGCACTGACCCCACCACGTACGAGACCTACAAAAAGAATGAGAAGAGAGGCAGTGAGCCGAAGAAGAAGTCG AATGAAGAAGATATTAAATCTGAAAATGATGAGGCTGATGATATGCCAGAGGTTCAAGACACAGTGCAGTTCATACCAGGCAGTAAATTGCTTTGGAGAATAAACTGTAGGCCACCAAACTCATCACAG ATGTACAATTTCACCAGTTTTGCTGTGAGCCTCAATGAGCTGGAGAAGGGCATGGAGGCAATCCTGGCTCCCACGGACTGCCGGCTACGTCCGGACATCAGGAACATGGAGAACGGGAACATGG ATGTGGCaagcagagagaaggagagactggaagagaaacaaagagcTGCTCGCAAGGAGCGTGCGAAGGACGAGGTGGAGTGGCACACACG gtGGTTTCATCAAGGCACTAACCCATACACTGGGACTCCAGATTGGCTGTACTCAGGTGGCTATTTTGATAGAAATTTCTCAGACTGTCCAGACATATACTGA